Proteins from a genomic interval of Pseudodesulfovibrio nedwellii:
- a CDS encoding SPOR domain-containing protein — MKKSILLLTFLATSVLMFSGCFRKHIESAPPVKQPARQVEVTPAPAPQKVEGQSEIIEETYVVDAPAEAAAQPVDVGENDLAEESLPQAKAAEIPAAKKTEAVVTEEVTITEKVVVTEEVVSSASTEPGMYYVQIGAFSDLENANKVLARLLSDGYKDSVLSKTDTGLFRVQAGSFPDEISAENALTTLKTDYPEGFVFKKSADE; from the coding sequence ATGAAGAAAAGCATATTGCTTCTGACTTTTTTGGCAACGTCTGTTCTGATGTTCAGCGGGTGTTTTCGCAAACACATTGAATCGGCGCCTCCGGTAAAACAACCGGCGCGACAGGTTGAGGTGACACCTGCTCCTGCTCCGCAAAAGGTAGAGGGACAGTCCGAAATCATTGAAGAGACATACGTCGTCGACGCTCCGGCAGAAGCGGCAGCTCAACCCGTAGATGTGGGTGAAAATGATTTGGCCGAAGAGTCGTTGCCCCAAGCCAAGGCCGCCGAAATCCCGGCAGCTAAAAAAACAGAAGCAGTGGTAACCGAAGAAGTGACCATTACTGAAAAGGTGGTTGTCACGGAGGAGGTTGTTTCTTCGGCCTCAACTGAACCCGGTATGTACTATGTACAGATTGGCGCATTTTCCGACCTTGAAAACGCAAACAAAGTCCTCGCACGTCTCCTTTCGGATGGGTACAAGGACTCTGTATTGTCCAAAACGGATACGGGATTGTTCCGCGTGCAGGCAGGTTCATTCCCGGACGAAATCTCGGCCGAAAATGCGCTCACCACACTCAAGACGGACTACCCCGAAGGGTTCGTATTCAAGAAGTCAGCCGACGAGTAA
- a CDS encoding integration host factor subunit alpha, whose protein sequence is MGTLTKAGIVDYIYERTDKNRAEIKDLVESILEIMKTAVKKDHALLISGFGKFEAYDKRARKGRNPQTTQTITLPPRKVVVFRLSRKFRAELNR, encoded by the coding sequence ATGGGCACCCTCACCAAAGCTGGCATCGTAGACTACATCTACGAGCGCACTGACAAGAATCGCGCCGAAATCAAGGACTTGGTTGAATCCATCCTTGAGATCATGAAGACTGCCGTCAAGAAGGACCACGCCCTTCTGATCAGCGGTTTCGGCAAGTTTGAAGCGTACGACAAGCGGGCACGCAAGGGGCGCAATCCCCAGACCACCCAGACGATTACTCTGCCACCGCGCAAAGTGGTTGTATTCAGGTTGTCCCGTAAGTTCCGCGCCGAACTGAATCGCTAG
- a CDS encoding DEAD/DEAH box helicase, producing the protein MLNSERMAHQIAHHRMVGGVEARLGEPRRPWPAALQNALSLLGVDHLYAHQAEAVDYVRAGRHIVVATPTASGKTLTYNLPVMERCMADPEAKALYLFPLKALAQDQLKGFNELAALLPEDNRPTAAIYDGDTTPHFRKKIRNSPPNVIMSNPEMVHLSMLPYHASWAEFLSGLTHIVVDEVHTYRGVMGGHMAMVFRRLLRLCRYYGATPTFVFCSATIGNPAELCHMLTDLEVHPILESGAARGGRHMVFLNPDGSPSQAAIQLLQAALARDLRTIVYCQSRKMTELISMWATERSGQFKEKISAYRAGFLPEERREIETKMADGDLLAVISTSALELGIDIGGLDVCIMVGYPGSIMATLQRGGRVGRSQQDSVVALIAQEDALDQYFMRNPDDFFSRPPESAMLNPHNPVIMDRHLICAAAELTLRRGEVFLREEPVSKRVEELISFGQLYEVQPDTSGHPAEVVSSRKRPHRDVDLRGAGQQLHIEDNSSVREKAPVIGTIDAHRAFRETHPGAVYLHRGQTYVISDLNVGAGAVHARKERVGYYTKPRGSKDTEILEVLGQKASFGTRVYFGRVKVTEQITGYEKRSVRGGKLLGIMPLDLPPLVFETEAIWFEVGHDIRRRCEEEFLHFMGGIHAFEHAAIGMLPLLVMTDRNDLGGISTPMHPQVEGPAVFIYDGMPGGAGLTRQAFERADELIETTLKTIVDCPCDLGCPSCVHSPKCGSGNRPIDKRAAQFVLEAIRSGDPKSIEPKEIDVNLLPGIDMKKPAPKRYGVIDIETRYSADEVGGWGRADRMGVSIACVYDSDDDAMHDYEQDEMPELVEHLQQFDLVIGFNHVKFDYAVLGGLNPFHFRGLPNLDLLMEVHNRLGYRLKLDNIASATLDVGKSADGLQALKWWQEGRLDLITEYCQQDVAVTRDVYLFGREHGHVFFTNKAGQKVKLPIDW; encoded by the coding sequence ATGCTCAACTCCGAGCGCATGGCCCATCAGATAGCTCATCATCGAATGGTGGGCGGCGTTGAAGCCCGTTTGGGCGAACCGCGCCGTCCGTGGCCTGCGGCCCTGCAAAATGCTCTTTCTTTGCTTGGTGTGGACCATCTGTACGCGCATCAGGCCGAGGCCGTGGACTATGTCCGGGCCGGTCGTCACATTGTGGTCGCCACCCCTACGGCCAGCGGCAAGACGTTGACCTATAATCTTCCGGTCATGGAACGGTGCATGGCTGACCCCGAAGCCAAGGCCTTGTATCTTTTCCCGCTCAAGGCGTTGGCGCAGGACCAGCTCAAGGGATTCAACGAACTGGCTGCTTTGTTGCCCGAGGATAATCGGCCTACGGCCGCCATTTATGACGGCGACACCACGCCTCATTTTCGTAAGAAGATCCGTAATTCACCGCCCAATGTCATTATGTCCAACCCGGAAATGGTCCATTTGTCCATGTTGCCGTATCACGCGAGTTGGGCCGAATTCTTGTCAGGTTTGACGCATATAGTTGTGGATGAGGTTCACACTTATCGAGGTGTCATGGGCGGGCATATGGCTATGGTTTTCCGGCGACTGCTTCGGCTTTGCCGGTATTATGGTGCCACCCCGACTTTCGTGTTTTGTTCGGCCACAATCGGCAATCCGGCTGAACTTTGTCATATGCTCACTGATCTTGAAGTGCATCCCATCCTTGAGTCCGGAGCTGCGCGTGGCGGGCGGCATATGGTATTTCTTAATCCTGACGGCAGCCCGTCACAGGCCGCCATTCAGTTGTTGCAGGCCGCATTGGCTCGTGATTTGCGGACCATTGTCTATTGCCAGTCGCGTAAGATGACCGAGTTGATTTCCATGTGGGCGACAGAACGTAGCGGGCAGTTTAAAGAGAAAATTTCTGCATACCGGGCCGGTTTTTTACCTGAAGAGCGGCGCGAAATCGAAACGAAAATGGCAGATGGCGACTTGCTGGCTGTCATTTCCACCTCGGCCCTTGAGCTTGGTATTGATATCGGTGGACTAGATGTTTGTATTATGGTCGGCTACCCCGGCTCTATCATGGCGACGTTGCAGCGCGGTGGACGCGTGGGCCGGAGTCAGCAGGATTCCGTGGTGGCGCTTATCGCGCAGGAAGACGCCCTCGATCAATACTTCATGCGCAACCCGGATGATTTTTTTAGCCGACCTCCAGAGTCAGCCATGCTCAATCCGCACAATCCGGTGATCATGGATCGGCATCTTATCTGCGCTGCAGCCGAGTTGACCTTGCGGAGAGGGGAGGTTTTTCTCCGTGAGGAGCCTGTCAGCAAGCGCGTGGAAGAGTTGATCAGTTTTGGTCAATTGTACGAGGTGCAGCCTGATACGTCAGGTCATCCGGCAGAAGTTGTTTCCAGCCGCAAGCGGCCACATCGAGACGTTGATTTGCGTGGAGCAGGTCAACAACTTCATATTGAGGACAATTCGTCGGTTCGGGAAAAAGCGCCTGTTATCGGAACCATTGACGCACATCGGGCTTTTCGGGAAACACATCCCGGTGCCGTTTATCTGCATCGCGGCCAGACCTATGTCATTTCTGATCTCAATGTGGGGGCGGGTGCTGTCCATGCTCGCAAGGAGCGCGTGGGCTACTACACCAAGCCACGCGGGAGCAAGGATACCGAAATTTTGGAAGTCCTTGGCCAGAAAGCAAGTTTTGGAACTCGTGTCTACTTCGGGCGGGTCAAGGTTACGGAGCAGATCACCGGCTATGAAAAGCGTTCCGTACGTGGTGGCAAGTTGCTCGGTATCATGCCGCTTGATTTACCCCCGTTAGTGTTCGAGACCGAGGCCATTTGGTTTGAGGTGGGCCATGACATCCGTCGTCGGTGCGAGGAGGAGTTCCTGCATTTCATGGGGGGTATTCATGCCTTTGAACATGCGGCTATCGGTATGTTACCGTTGTTGGTTATGACCGATCGCAATGATCTTGGTGGTATCTCCACGCCCATGCATCCGCAGGTGGAAGGTCCGGCGGTTTTTATTTATGATGGTATGCCCGGTGGGGCAGGGTTGACCCGACAGGCTTTCGAGCGTGCCGATGAGTTGATCGAGACAACGCTCAAGACCATTGTTGACTGTCCGTGCGACCTGGGGTGTCCGTCTTGTGTGCATTCGCCCAAGTGTGGATCAGGCAACCGGCCCATTGATAAACGGGCCGCACAGTTTGTGCTGGAAGCAATTCGCTCCGGCGATCCGAAATCAATCGAACCAAAGGAGATAGACGTGAATCTTCTGCCAGGAATCGACATGAAGAAGCCCGCGCCCAAGCGGTATGGTGTGATTGACATTGAAACCCGCTATTCCGCCGACGAAGTGGGTGGGTGGGGACGTGCCGACCGTATGGGCGTGTCCATTGCTTGCGTGTATGATTCGGATGATGATGCCATGCATGATTATGAGCAGGATGAGATGCCCGAGTTGGTCGAACATCTGCAACAATTTGATCTTGTTATCGGTTTTAACCATGTGAAGTTTGATTATGCCGTGCTTGGCGGGTTGAATCCGTTTCATTTCAGAGGATTGCCCAATCTTGATTTGCTCATGGAAGTGCATAACCGGCTTGGGTATCGCCTCAAGCTTGATAATATTGCATCGGCCACCTTGGATGTTGGCAAGTCTGCCGATGGGTTGCAGGCGCTTAAGTGGTGGCAGGAAGGGCGGCTTGATCTTATTACTGAATATTGCCAGCAGGATGTGGCGGTGACACGTGATGTCTATTTGTTTGGGCGAGAGCATGGGCATGTGTTTTTTACGAATAAGGCGGGGCAGAAAGTAAAATTGCCAATTGATTGGTAA
- a CDS encoding protein kinase domain-containing protein yields the protein MQIGRYEIRGLLGRGGMGAVYKAAMPMTGRIVALKVLKPAEILEDIVGEDALREMFFKEAATMASISHGNVASILDVGTGDSVTPPHFTMEYFCGNLGVLMGETYEVERESRRLGVEASLHIARGMLHGLDRLHFEGIIHRDVKPFNVMLAEDQGGPGQVKLIDFGLSKLRGEKTAGHKGMVVGSPYYTAPEQEADPENADARSDVYSVGMTLYRMLTGTLPEESGSTKRLCDIHADLDCAWDNFFDQALAVDPEKRFQDAMAMIDALNNLETAWLSQKDATCVAPNLLFEPERHDPEWLPRHESVKVGIKGARAFFDLDKLWRPNEYGPSAFKNTDDETVLDRVSGRVWEKIGSRYPLTWERAHTHVERLNRNGFAGRTDWRLPTVDELTTLFTGRTEPGEFCLESVFDPRKARLWSSDTKAFTAAWYADAELGFVWWQDRTCRFFVRAVSGR from the coding sequence ATGCAAATCGGACGATATGAAATACGGGGCCTTTTAGGCCGAGGCGGCATGGGTGCAGTGTATAAAGCGGCGATGCCGATGACCGGACGAATTGTCGCGCTGAAGGTGTTAAAACCTGCCGAAATACTTGAGGACATTGTGGGCGAGGATGCGCTCAGGGAGATGTTTTTCAAAGAAGCAGCCACCATGGCGAGCATCAGCCATGGCAATGTGGCCTCAATTTTGGATGTGGGCACGGGAGACTCCGTGACACCACCTCATTTCACCATGGAATATTTTTGCGGCAACCTCGGTGTGCTCATGGGAGAAACATACGAGGTCGAACGTGAATCTCGCCGCCTTGGAGTTGAGGCTTCTTTGCACATTGCTCGTGGTATGCTGCATGGTCTGGACAGGTTGCATTTTGAGGGCATTATCCATCGAGACGTCAAACCCTTCAATGTCATGCTGGCCGAGGATCAAGGCGGGCCGGGGCAGGTCAAACTTATTGATTTCGGCCTGAGCAAATTACGCGGTGAAAAAACCGCCGGACACAAGGGCATGGTTGTCGGTTCCCCATATTATACCGCTCCCGAACAGGAAGCTGATCCCGAAAACGCAGACGCCCGTTCCGATGTATATTCCGTGGGTATGACCCTCTATCGCATGCTCACTGGGACTTTGCCCGAAGAGAGTGGCAGTACCAAACGGCTATGCGACATCCACGCTGATCTTGATTGCGCCTGGGATAATTTTTTCGATCAGGCGTTGGCCGTTGATCCAGAAAAAAGATTTCAGGATGCCATGGCCATGATTGACGCCTTAAACAATCTGGAAACAGCATGGCTGTCCCAAAAAGACGCCACCTGTGTAGCTCCGAATTTATTGTTCGAACCTGAACGCCATGATCCTGAATGGTTGCCACGCCATGAATCCGTAAAGGTGGGAATCAAGGGCGCCCGTGCCTTTTTCGATCTCGATAAACTGTGGCGACCCAATGAATACGGCCCCAGCGCATTTAAGAATACCGATGATGAAACGGTGCTGGATCGCGTATCCGGTCGGGTCTGGGAAAAAATCGGATCACGGTATCCTTTGACATGGGAACGCGCCCATACCCACGTGGAGCGGCTGAATCGCAATGGTTTCGCTGGACGCACCGATTGGCGACTGCCCACAGTGGATGAATTGACCACATTATTTACAGGCCGCACCGAACCAGGGGAATTCTGTCTGGAATCCGTGTTTGATCCACGCAAGGCACGGCTTTGGTCTTCTGACACCAAAGCATTTACCGCAGCATGGTATGCGGACGCCGAATTGGGTTTTGTCTGGTGGCAGGACCGAACCTGTCGTTTCTTCGTCCGAGCCGTGAGTGGACGATAA
- a CDS encoding acetyltransferase — protein sequence MKILIIGDGGHARMVASILVAMENMEPLGYVSGDGTAGVLGPLSLPVLGGDDCVSTVDHDGVIVAVGDNHVRQRLFDQLSASGEILVNAVHPSIIMDPDVELGTGCVICPGVILNTGAVIGHNVILNTGCVVEHECSIGSHIHVAPGVKLAGNVTVNNGAFVGLGACIIQGITIGSDSVVGAGAVVIDDVASNSTVVGIPAKTKKDV from the coding sequence ATGAAGATATTAATCATTGGTGACGGTGGCCATGCCCGAATGGTAGCGTCTATTTTGGTAGCCATGGAAAACATGGAACCATTGGGCTATGTATCTGGAGACGGTACAGCCGGAGTTCTCGGTCCTCTGAGCCTACCCGTATTGGGTGGAGATGATTGCGTATCCACTGTGGATCATGATGGCGTGATCGTGGCTGTGGGTGACAATCATGTCCGACAACGACTTTTTGACCAATTGTCAGCGTCCGGTGAAATTTTGGTGAACGCCGTGCACCCCAGTATTATTATGGATCCTGACGTGGAACTTGGGACCGGGTGTGTTATTTGTCCCGGGGTTATCCTGAATACAGGTGCAGTTATCGGCCACAACGTCATTCTCAATACCGGCTGTGTGGTCGAGCATGAATGTTCTATCGGATCGCATATACATGTGGCACCCGGTGTAAAGTTGGCGGGAAACGTCACCGTAAATAACGGTGCGTTCGTTGGCCTTGGGGCCTGTATTATTCAAGGTATTACGATCGGTTCAGACAGTGTGGTTGGCGCTGGGGCGGTTGTCATTGATGACGTTGCTTCGAACTCAACAGTGGTAGGAATTCCGGCAAAAACAAAAAAAGACGTATAA
- the acs gene encoding acetate--CoA ligase, which produces MSEEKKIESLQKDGQIFEPDTSMQAQAWIQNMEAYDAANEKALNDPEGYWGDRAKDLLTWFSDFDSVLEADYDKPEFKWFAGGTTNVSYNCLDRHLTNGRRNKAALIWQGEPEEDTRVYTYQMLHTEVCRFANVLKKKGVKRGDRVALYMPMIPELAIAMLACTRLGALHSIVFAGFSSIALQSRIDDCQAKVLITSDAVLRAGKTIPLKPNADEALKDCPTIEQCIVVQRGGNEVSMVEGRDSWWHEEINADDITSECDFEKMESEDPLFILYTSGSTGKPKGVLHTTGGYLTYAAHTTQYVFDVKDDDVYWCTADIGWITGHSYIVYGPLALGATSVMFEGVPSYPKPDRFWQIVDKFKVNIFYTAPTVIRALMREGEEWTKKYDLSSLRLLGSVGEPINPEAWLWYHNNIGGGKLPIVDTWWQTETGGVMISAMPYATPLKPGSATKALPGISAKIVRRDGSPAGPNEGGHLIIDKPWPGMLRSVWGDSERYKSTYFAGFPGAYEAGDGARVDNDGYFWIMGRLDDVINVSGHRMGTAEIESALVAHKDVTEAAVVGMPHDIKGETIYAYVTLRSGLEPDDDMVKELKIWVRKEIGPIATPEFIQFADGLPKTRSGKIMRRVLRKIVEGSNEFGDTSTLADPGVVTDLVEGNKDLVG; this is translated from the coding sequence ATGAGCGAAGAGAAGAAAATCGAGAGTCTGCAAAAAGACGGGCAGATATTCGAACCTGACACCTCAATGCAGGCCCAGGCGTGGATTCAAAATATGGAGGCCTATGACGCGGCCAATGAAAAGGCGCTCAACGATCCCGAAGGATACTGGGGCGACAGGGCCAAGGATCTTCTGACCTGGTTTTCCGATTTTGATTCCGTATTGGAAGCGGACTATGACAAGCCCGAGTTCAAATGGTTCGCTGGCGGTACGACCAACGTTTCCTACAACTGTCTGGATCGGCATTTGACCAATGGTCGCCGGAACAAGGCCGCACTTATCTGGCAGGGTGAACCGGAAGAAGACACTCGGGTTTACACCTATCAAATGTTGCACACCGAGGTCTGCCGTTTCGCCAATGTCCTGAAAAAGAAAGGTGTCAAACGCGGCGATCGTGTTGCACTTTACATGCCCATGATTCCCGAGTTGGCTATTGCCATGCTCGCTTGCACCCGTCTTGGCGCATTGCATTCCATTGTTTTTGCAGGATTCTCTTCTATCGCGCTGCAATCCCGTATTGATGACTGTCAGGCCAAGGTTCTGATTACTTCCGACGCTGTTTTGCGCGCAGGCAAGACCATCCCGCTCAAGCCCAACGCAGACGAAGCGCTCAAGGACTGCCCTACGATTGAACAATGCATCGTGGTTCAGCGTGGCGGCAACGAAGTCAGCATGGTCGAAGGCCGTGATTCCTGGTGGCACGAAGAAATCAATGCCGACGACATTACTTCCGAGTGCGATTTCGAGAAAATGGAATCCGAAGATCCACTTTTTATTCTGTATACCTCCGGCTCCACCGGCAAACCCAAGGGCGTGCTGCACACCACCGGTGGGTACCTGACCTATGCGGCCCACACCACACAATATGTGTTCGATGTGAAAGACGATGATGTATACTGGTGTACGGCTGATATCGGCTGGATTACCGGCCATTCATACATCGTGTACGGTCCGCTGGCCCTGGGTGCCACATCCGTCATGTTCGAAGGTGTGCCGAGTTATCCCAAGCCGGACCGTTTCTGGCAGATCGTCGACAAATTCAAGGTCAATATTTTCTACACCGCTCCCACAGTGATTCGTGCGCTCATGCGTGAAGGAGAGGAGTGGACCAAGAAGTACGATCTTTCTTCCCTCCGTTTGCTCGGGTCTGTTGGTGAACCCATCAACCCGGAAGCATGGCTCTGGTATCACAACAATATAGGTGGAGGTAAGCTGCCCATCGTGGATACATGGTGGCAGACAGAAACCGGTGGTGTTATGATTTCCGCCATGCCGTATGCCACCCCGCTCAAACCCGGTTCCGCCACCAAGGCACTGCCTGGTATTTCTGCCAAAATTGTACGCCGTGATGGCTCTCCCGCCGGCCCCAATGAGGGCGGTCATCTTATCATCGATAAGCCGTGGCCCGGTATGCTTCGAAGTGTTTGGGGCGACTCGGAACGATACAAGTCCACCTACTTTGCCGGGTTCCCCGGGGCATATGAAGCCGGTGATGGTGCTCGTGTTGACAATGATGGATATTTCTGGATCATGGGCCGTCTGGATGACGTTATCAATGTATCCGGTCACCGTATGGGTACCGCAGAAATCGAGTCCGCGCTGGTCGCACACAAGGATGTAACAGAAGCCGCAGTCGTCGGTATGCCCCACGACATCAAAGGCGAAACCATTTACGCCTATGTAACTCTCCGATCCGGCCTGGAGCCTGACGACGACATGGTCAAAGAATTAAAGATTTGGGTGCGCAAAGAAATTGGCCCCATCGCCACCCCTGAATTCATTCAATTTGCGGATGGCCTGCCCAAGACTCGTTCCGGTAAAATCATGCGCCGTGTTTTGCGCAAAATCGTCGAAGGATCGAATGAATTTGGCGACACTTCCACACTCGCCGATCCGGGTGTTGTTACTGATTTGGTCGAAGGAAACAAAGACCTCGTCGGATAG
- a CDS encoding ACP S-malonyltransferase translates to MTKIGVLFPGQGSQEKGMGRDVAESDSAALDLWKLAENESGLPLREIYWDGEAADMADTRALQPALTVVNLSLWLTVKNKIAPAATAGHSLGEFASLGAAGILSMEDCIKAVILRGRLMAESGGAGHGMAAVVKLQQDIVEDIVDKAAKSTGKELRIANYNTPAQFVISGEQEALDAADVLVKEAKGRAIRLAVSGAFHSPLIQEAADEFSAFLKTLTWYTPAFPLHHNATALPQPDPEQILTTMQNQMTSSVLWIQTMQAMWVTGIREFVEVGPKGVLFKMLKANLGSMEEKWSGRNIGNLEQAGEL, encoded by the coding sequence ATGACCAAGATTGGCGTACTCTTTCCGGGACAGGGTTCTCAGGAAAAAGGCATGGGCCGGGATGTTGCCGAAAGCGACAGCGCGGCTTTGGACCTGTGGAAATTAGCTGAAAATGAATCGGGTCTGCCTCTTCGTGAAATATACTGGGACGGCGAGGCTGCTGACATGGCCGATACACGGGCGTTGCAGCCGGCATTGACCGTGGTCAATCTATCCCTGTGGTTGACGGTGAAGAACAAGATTGCTCCTGCAGCAACGGCAGGACATAGTCTGGGAGAATTCGCATCTCTTGGTGCGGCAGGTATTCTGAGCATGGAAGACTGCATCAAGGCCGTCATTCTGCGTGGTCGGCTCATGGCCGAATCCGGTGGTGCAGGGCACGGCATGGCCGCTGTTGTCAAACTTCAGCAGGACATTGTCGAAGATATCGTTGACAAGGCTGCCAAAAGTACGGGTAAGGAACTGCGCATCGCCAACTACAATACTCCGGCTCAGTTCGTTATCAGCGGTGAGCAAGAAGCACTCGATGCCGCCGATGTTCTCGTCAAGGAAGCCAAGGGCCGCGCTATCCGATTGGCTGTATCCGGCGCATTTCACAGTCCGCTTATTCAGGAAGCTGCCGACGAATTTAGTGCGTTCCTCAAGACACTTACTTGGTATACTCCGGCTTTTCCTTTGCACCATAACGCCACGGCTTTGCCTCAGCCTGACCCTGAGCAGATATTAACTACCATGCAGAATCAGATGACCTCTAGCGTACTGTGGATTCAAACCATGCAGGCCATGTGGGTGACCGGCATTCGAGAATTTGTTGAAGTCGGCCCCAAGGGTGTTCTCTTTAAAATGCTCAAGGCCAACCTTGGATCCATGGAAGAAAAATGGTCAGGCCGGAATATTGGTAATCTTGAACAGGCCGGAGAATTGTAA
- a CDS encoding peptidylprolyl isomerase, whose protein sequence is MNIARNILLSVVTSCMLLTAMAFFPSNAQAGPNPVVVMETSAGRIIVMLYPKDAPKTVANFLKYVDSGFYEKTVFHRVISQRKPPAGADDSSMNIVQGGGYTYQLQKKTTLPPIVNEAATGLLNKKGTIAMARSDKPLSTTCEFFFNVEDNPVLDYKQTAEQIGTGSYSGSTTMGYCAFGKVIRGMDVVNKIHESQTARSGRMSDVPVKLTVIKKIYQPK, encoded by the coding sequence ATGAATATCGCACGAAACATCCTGTTATCAGTGGTTACGTCTTGCATGCTGCTTACGGCGATGGCCTTTTTCCCGTCCAATGCACAAGCCGGACCCAATCCTGTTGTGGTTATGGAAACATCCGCAGGCCGCATCATCGTGATGCTTTACCCCAAAGATGCACCCAAAACCGTTGCTAATTTTCTCAAGTACGTTGATTCAGGATTTTACGAAAAAACAGTTTTTCACCGCGTCATTAGCCAACGCAAACCTCCGGCAGGCGCAGACGATTCCTCCATGAATATCGTCCAGGGCGGCGGATATACCTACCAACTCCAAAAGAAGACCACATTGCCCCCCATCGTCAACGAAGCCGCTACAGGTCTGTTGAACAAAAAGGGGACAATCGCCATGGCTAGATCAGACAAGCCGCTTTCCACGACCTGTGAATTCTTTTTCAATGTGGAAGACAATCCGGTTCTCGACTACAAACAGACCGCCGAACAAATCGGTACAGGCAGTTACTCGGGCAGCACCACCATGGGCTATTGTGCCTTCGGTAAGGTCATCAGGGGTATGGATGTAGTCAACAAGATCCACGAATCACAGACAGCCCGCTCCGGCAGAATGAGTGATGTGCCGGTCAAATTGACTGTCATCAAAAAAATATACCAACCCAAATAA
- the aroE gene encoding shikimate dehydrogenase encodes MFKSYGIIGWPLGHTMSPALHNWGFGEFDVEASYAAWPVSPDDLSSFMGQIRTRPISGLSVTIPHKQTVMDYLDAISDRAAQVGAVNTLYWDNDILCGENTDVVGFIAPLRSLDQLPDSALVLGAGGAARAVIVGLKELGVQYISVANRTRSKAKELAEEFKIDCIDWNARMDTPWGLVCNTTPLGMSGDFEGLSPWSADAFTPDMVAYDIVYNPLETRFLRDAKTAGCKTISGLEMFLHQGLAQFRLWTGLDMNETGARHLLLNALKG; translated from the coding sequence ATGTTTAAAAGTTATGGAATTATCGGTTGGCCGCTGGGTCACACCATGAGCCCAGCTCTGCACAACTGGGGATTTGGGGAATTCGACGTGGAAGCCAGCTATGCGGCATGGCCGGTTTCCCCGGACGACCTGTCTTCATTTATGGGGCAGATCCGAACCCGGCCCATTTCTGGTCTCAGCGTGACTATTCCACACAAACAGACGGTTATGGATTATCTGGACGCGATCTCTGACCGAGCTGCGCAGGTCGGCGCGGTCAACACCCTCTATTGGGATAATGACATTTTGTGTGGTGAGAACACTGATGTCGTCGGTTTTATCGCTCCTCTTCGTTCATTGGATCAACTTCCCGACTCGGCCCTTGTATTGGGTGCTGGGGGCGCGGCACGGGCTGTCATTGTCGGCCTCAAGGAATTGGGCGTACAGTATATCAGCGTTGCCAATCGTACACGCAGCAAGGCAAAGGAATTGGCCGAAGAGTTCAAGATAGATTGTATTGATTGGAACGCGCGTATGGACACCCCGTGGGGACTTGTTTGCAACACCACGCCACTGGGCATGTCGGGTGATTTTGAAGGCCTTTCTCCGTGGTCTGCGGATGCCTTTACCCCGGATATGGTGGCTTATGATATCGTTTATAACCCGCTCGAAACCCGTTTTTTGCGGGATGCAAAAACAGCTGGTTGCAAGACTATTTCCGGTTTGGAGATGTTTCTTCACCAAGGACTGGCTCAATTTCGACTCTGGACCGGTTTGGATATGAATGAAACCGGAGCGAGACACCTATTACTCAACGCCTTAAAGGGTTGA
- a CDS encoding HIT family protein, producing the protein MAHVDSDCIFCKIVAGEIPCAKVFESETCMAFLDIAPVNEGHALVLPKGHYPTLMDIPVEMGSDLLQALSVVGKAVMEATGADGLNLMQNNYEAAGQLVHHAHYHLIPRFSDDGLRLWEQTPYKDPDEMNRLAAKIVKLVK; encoded by the coding sequence ATGGCTCACGTGGATTCTGACTGTATTTTTTGTAAGATTGTGGCAGGGGAAATTCCCTGTGCCAAGGTATTTGAGTCGGAAACCTGCATGGCTTTTCTAGACATCGCACCTGTGAACGAGGGGCATGCTCTGGTGCTACCCAAAGGGCATTATCCCACACTCATGGACATTCCCGTAGAAATGGGAAGCGATTTACTTCAGGCTTTGTCCGTAGTGGGCAAGGCGGTCATGGAGGCTACCGGAGCCGACGGCCTGAACCTTATGCAGAACAATTACGAGGCTGCCGGACAATTGGTGCATCATGCACACTATCATCTCATTCCGAGATTCTCGGACGACGGACTGCGCCTGTGGGAGCAGACTCCGTATAAAGATCCTGACGAGATGAATCGGCTTGCGGCTAAAATTGTAAAACTCGTGAAGTAA